One genomic segment of Naumovozyma castellii chromosome 9, complete genome includes these proteins:
- the VID24 gene encoding glucose-induced degradation complex subunit VID24 (ancestral locus Anc_3.353), protein MINGNSKILEPPTGTHINSTDLKKLKNSSPSRDNTNEQQPVARSPSPQHLHIDLSKQRSSSLLNRHEYLSDEIYRCESNDSLPSLHNLASSSSLTLKSPSSSLSPSPSSSYKKYINNDNSSYSQSYNNIPSATTTNTNFLTPSMKFKGFQMSGYKKYQVTVTIKTVNLPSSTQETITTQPHMTGSLTIKGLTFQYPQITTFFQSFAVNENFHFLSSHWDANTRAQLHDLQSNDRIDLEHWLNFPIFKQLFMADVEGEETQDHEIDSYLKQYLNNRFIFMRWKEKFLIRDGEHIDDDDEDEINGASFDGFYYIVHDQVDGSIHGFYYHKDAEKFQQLELVPVFNERSSHPSSTFEFA, encoded by the coding sequence ATGATCAACGGCAACTCAAAGATACTGGAACCTCCCACGGGGACTCACATCAATAGCACCGATctgaagaaactgaaaaattcttctCCATCACGGGACAATACCAACGAACAACAGCCTGTTGCTCGCTCACCATCCCCGCAACATCTGCACATTGATCTGTCCAAACAGAGATCGTCGTCCCTGTTAAACCGTCACGAATACCTCTCTGATGAAATATACAGATGCGAATCAAATGATTCACTGCCTTCATTACATAATCTGGCGTCATCCTCATCACTCACTCTCAAATCAccatcatcttctttatctCCTTCGccctcttcttcttacaAAAAATACATTAATAACGACAACTCTTCATATTCTCAATCATACAATAACATTCCAAGcgcaacaacaaccaacaCAAACTTCCTCACTCCATCAATGAAATTCAAAGGGTTCCAAATGTCAGGGTACAAGAAATACCAAGTAACGGTGACAATAAAGACCGTGAACCTTCCTTCCTCCACACAGGAAACCATCACCACCCAACCTCACATGACAGGCTCCCTCACCATAAAGGGACTCACTTTCCAATACCCGCAAATTACTACATTCTTCCAATCTTTCGCCGTCAATgaaaatttccatttcttaTCCTCGCATTGGGACGCTAATACAAGAGCTCAGCTGCATGATTTACAAAGTAATGATAGGATCGATTTGGAACATTGGTTGAATTTCCCCATCTTTAAACAATTGTTTATGGCGGATGTGgaaggagaagaaacaCAAGACCATGAAATTGACTCGTATTTGAAACAGTACTTGAATAATAGATTCATTTTCATGAGATGGAAGGAGAAATTTTTAATCAGGGATGGAGAACATATtgacgatgacgatgaagatgaaattaacGGCGCTTCATTCGATGGGTTCTATTACATCGTTCATGACCAAGTGGATGGATCCATTCATGGGTTCTATTACCATAAGGATGCGGAAAAATTCCAACAGTTGGAATTGGTACCCGTGTTCAACGAAAGATCCAGTCATCCAAGTTCCACTTTTGAATTCGCATAA
- the YMC2 gene encoding organic acid transporter (ancestral locus Anc_3.348) — protein sequence MSEDFSSPQLINEFDDEMASNGNDNNGSSHSMAKDSTRVLKDILAGTCGGISQVIVGQPFDTTKVRMQTSAKSVGALDIIRKLVKNEGVWAFYKGSLIPIVGVGACVSVQFGVNEAMKRFFREWNTSRGTQHRDGTLQLGQYYICGLTGGVVNSFLASPIEHVRIRLQTQTGNGNEREFKGPLDCIRKLVKEKSLMRGLRPMMLRAGHGLGCYFLTYEALIANEIKKGKDRSEIASWKLCSYGSLSGVVLWLAIYPLDVVKSMIQTDTLRNPRFKNSMKNVINHLYREQGISAFFKGFAPTMLRAAPVNGATFVTFELVMRLLG from the coding sequence atgtcTGAAGACTTCTCATCCCCGCAACTGATAAACGAATTCGACGACGAGATGGCCTCCAACGGTAACGACAACAACGGCTCATCGCACTCAATGGCCAAAGACAGCACCCGAGTGTTGAAGGATATTCTTGCTGGGACATGTGGTGGTATATCGCAAGTGATAGTGGGACAACCGTTCGACACTACGAAAGTTAGAATGCAAACGTCAGCGAAATCGGTCGGTGCTTTGGATATCATTAGGAAATTGGTGAAGAACGAAGGTGTTTGGGCGTTTTATAAGGGGTCTTTGATACCTATTGTTGGTGTAGGAGCTTGTGTATCTGTGCAATTTGGTGTTAATGAAGCGATGAAGAGATTTTTCAGAGAATGGAATACGTCGAGGGGCACACAACATCGCGATGGGACTTTACAATTGGGtcaatattatatttgTGGGTTGACTGGTGGTGTGGTGAATTCATTCTTAGCATCACCCATTGAACATGTTAGAATTAGATTACAAACTCAAACGGGGAATGGTAATGAAAGAGAATTTAAAGGTCCTCTTGATTGTATTAGGAAATTGGTTAAGGAGAAGAGTCTAATGAGAGGATTAAGGCCCATGATGTTGAGAGCAGGACATGGTCTTGGTTGCTATTTTTTAACATATGAAGCTTTAATTGCcaatgaaattaagaagGGGAAAGATAGATCTGAGATTGCGTCTTGGAAATTATGTTCATATGGGTCACTTTCCGGAGTGGTACTTTGGTTGGCTATTTATCCATTAGATGTAGTTAAATCCATGATTCAAACTGATACGTTACGAAATCCCAGGTTTAAAAATTCCATGAAAAATGTGATAAATCATCTTTATCGTGAACAAGGTATAAGTGCATTCTTTAAAGGGTTTGCACCTACGATGTTAAGAGCTGCACCAGTTAATGGAGCAACGTTTGTGACGTTTGAATTGGTGATGAGGTTACTTGGTTGA
- the NCAS0I01160 gene encoding uncharacterized protein (ancestral locus Anc_3.344) — MEEDGGESHIGKEVLGLLTIGHKTPMKRKWAEEEVVGTTAEDEDNDNSTSRILCNEPPCVNNLIPLDSYPLHVSQFHDNICTKCDANLVTQYLLELHLVECHNPFVSSSHQPLHCFEKDCSQVFPTQMDRIDHLKNFHNYPDFYNFNIIYTGYKL, encoded by the coding sequence atggaagaagatggtgGAGAATCTCACATTGGCAAAGAAGTCTTAGGTCTATTAACGATAGGACATAAAACCCCaatgaagaggaaatgGGCCGAGGAGGAAGTTGTTGGCACAACTgcagaagatgaagacaATGATAATTCTACTTCTCGTATTCTCTGTAACGAACCACCATGtgtaaataatttaataccCTTAGATTCATATCCGTTGCATGTCTCTCAATTTCACGATAATATTTGTACCAAATGTGACGCTAACTTGGTTACTCAATACTTGCTTGAATTACATCTAGTAGAATGTCATAATCCATTTGTTTCATCATCTCACCAACCTCTTCATTGTTTCGAAAAGGATTGTTCACAAGTTTTCCCCACCCAAATGGACCGAATAGATCATTTAAAAAACTTTCATAATTATCCGGACttttataattttaatatcaTATATACTGGTTACAAACTCTGA
- the EXO84 gene encoding exocyst subunit EXO84 (ancestral locus Anc_3.343), with amino-acid sequence MVDFSLRKARNNWKSSKLTSPIKQKTPSSPSKTHHTPSPTPSSNDKPKKRTAKTNKGANPYSTMQMTSDYSSLPTMDSKSKNKVATSMQRRLSIHNSNYVPPKLDYSMPLPSMSQIPESPNKLDTTSHMQKPLNTGRPKEARSSLAKISQPKTLRSILSNPSFNAKNFVHENLSEANAIDIDQFTSNLTNLAEYVSEEIKRNINDSYHEIMNVNKDLNVAMNELKQLRINIVQLSGVMEQFETLAQRRLDLEYSSMQEHENEDEDLNATQSQRRGNSTLLPPMKSTTDGKGKYRDRSSVMILEKVWDEELTNLFKNIEGIQKFINNDEFKNNSKLKKNARHLLLESNDWMELNVNTLKPFQNVKIFILNDLILVVAGKHGRDLIKQNEFVVSQCVPLGNVVGVTKDKMIRNRLYFDFGNGNHCLYENRTEEECDKVMDRVRKAKDDLCDIFQTEQENSRKIRESFKYLQSQNQQTPSGNKDMNKSPMKSQRRSLGMTPHRMNSLATNSNNVTSTEQFFLQTLSFSMHSRTRSHDMNSISRKLKKLDDSIEEVDIELTRLKFDIAVDTLLDIESQLTEIFDKINDEDLMLHKLISLKVDQRRELIISKLSQNILFSNNEISQLMTNLKTMIKLGLPEQSLDLFLTNRSNLIQDLILQIGSFDNSTNYLTQLAVIRFQTMKQTVLNFEQIFQKLCSSKISSILVSWCNEEVDKYFRLVDQQLLNDENLSIESIKASRKQLDDLKSVGLDFVYKLDEFIKSNSSRIG; translated from the coding sequence ATGGTAGACTTCTCCTTAAGAAAGGCAAGAAATAATTGGAAGAGCTCCAAACTAACTTCCCCTATCAAACAGAAAACGCCAAGTTCCCCCTCCAAGACTCATCATACTCCATCACCGACACcatcatcaaatgataAACCAAAGAAACGAACTGCAAAGACAAATAAAGGTGCTAATCCATACAGTACCATGCAAATGACGTCCGATTATTCATCCTTACCCACAATGGACTCCAAATCAAAGAACAAAGTCGCTACCTCGATGCAAAGAAGACTTTCTATCCATAATTCTAATTATGTCCCTCCCAAATTGGATTACTCAATGCCATTACCATCTATGTCCCAAATCCCTGAATCGCCTAATAAGTTAGATACCACATCACATATGCAAAAACCCTTGAATACAGGCAGGCCAAAAGAAGCACGGTCATCATTGGCTAAGATTTCACAACCAAAGACACTGAGATCGATATTATCGAATCCCAGTTTTAACGCCAAGAACTTCGTTCATGAGAATTTAAGCGAAGCTAATGCCATTGACATTGATCAATTCACTTCCAATTTGACAAATTTGGCCGAGTACGTAAGTGAAGAGatcaaaagaaatattaaCGATTCGTACCATGAGATTATGAATGTCAATAAGGATTTGAATGTGGCCATGAACGAATTAAAACAGTTAAGAATTAATATTGTTCAATTAAGTGGTGTTATGGAACAATTTGAGACTCTAGCTCAAAGACGTCtagatttggaatattcCTCAATGCAAGAACACGAAAATGAAGACGAAGATTTGAATGCGACACAATCACAAAGACGTGGTAACTCTACTTTGTTGCCTCCAATGAAATCAACTACTGATGGGAAGGGGAAATATAGAGATAGAAGTAGTGTAATGATATTGGAGAAGGTTTgggatgaagaattaacAAACTTGTTCAAGAATATCGAAGGcattcaaaaatttattaacaaTGATGAGTTTAAGAATAATAgtaaattaaagaagaatgcAAGACATTTATTACTGGAGAGTAATGACTGGATGGAATTGAACGTAAACACTTTAAAGCCTTTCCAAAATgtgaaaatattcatattgAACGATTTGATCCTAGTTGTTGCGGGGAAGCATGGAAGAGACCTGATTAAACAAAATGAGTTTGTTGTGAGTCAATGTGTTCCTCTTGGTAACGTAGTAGGTGTAACCAAGGATAAAATGATTCGTAACAgattatattttgattttggGAACGGAAATCATTGTCTATATGAAAACAGAACCGAAGAAGAGTGTGATAAAGTGATGGATCGTGTTAGAAAGGCCAAAGATGACCTGTGtgatattttccaaacagaacaagaaaattcaagaaagattagagaatcatttaaatatttacaatCTCAGAATCAACAGACACCTTCAGGGAATAAAGATATGAATAAAAGTCCAATGAAGAGTCAAAGACGAAGTCTTGGAATGACACCTCATAGGATGAACAGCTTGGCAaccaattcaaataatgttaCATCAACGGAACAGTTTTTCCTACAgacattatcattttctatgcattcaagaacaagatCACATGACATGAATTCCATTTCCAGGAAACTAAAAAAACTTGACGATTCCATTGAAGAGGTGGATATTGAACTAACACGACTCAAGTTTGATATTGCAGTTGATACTCTATTGGATATTGAATCACAGTTAACcgaaatatttgataagaTCAATGATGAAGACTTAATGTTGCATAAACtaatatctttaaaagTAGATCAAAGACGTGAATTAATCATTTCCAAACTatctcaaaatattttattcagtaacaatgaaatttcacaATTGATgacaaatttgaaaacaatgataaAATTGGGATTGCCGGAACAAAGTCTTGATCTTTTCCTAACGAATAGATCGAATTTGATTCAAGATTTAATTTTACAGATTGGCTCTTTTGATAATTCCACCAATTACTTAACGCAATTGGCAGTGATAAGGtttcaaacaatgaaaCAAACCgtattaaattttgaacaGATCTTTCAGAAACTCTGTAGCAGTAAAATTTCGTCCATCCTGGTCAGTTGGTGCAATGAAGAAGTGGATAAATATTTTCGACTGGTGGACCAACAGCTACTCAACGATGAAAATTTATCTATAGAATCCATCAAAGCCTCGCGTAAACAGTTGGATGATCTAAAGTCAGTAGGCTTAGACTTTGTCTACAAGTTGgatgaattcatcaaatcaAATAGTAGTAGAATCGGTTAG
- the FES1 gene encoding Hsp70 nucleotide exchange factor FES1 (ancestral locus Anc_3.342) — translation MEKLLHWSIANAQGDKEAIAKAGQPDPRLLQQLFGGAGSSGPDDPTLMKEQMEVIMNPDVELDIKLVAIDNFEMLIENLDNANNIENLKLWDPILKILEFEEDELVSQALSIIGTSVQNNTNSQDKFLKHENGLNKVIQLANDKSQSFEVRTKALYALSNLVRNHEHMATKFRELNGLDIIPPILNDPKAKTKLKMRAIALLTAFLTSTEISESLISDMRKDGTIEATIDCLNSETDLNLIDRVLNLLAQLISAGIKFNQVEMEKLKTGFQKVEPLKDRLNEDDYLTVKYVL, via the coding sequence ATGGAAAAATTACTACATTGGTCTATTGCTAACGCACAAGGGGATAAGGAAGCCATTGCTAAGGCTGGCCAACCAGACCCAAGGTTGCTACAGCAGTTATTCGGTGGTGCAGGGAGCAGTGGCCCAGATGATCCtacattaatgaaagagCAAATGGAAGTTATAATGAACCCCGATGTTGAGCTCGATATCAAACTTGTTGccattgataattttgaaatgttaaTCGAAAACTTAGACAATGCTAATAATATTGAGAATTTAAAACTTTGGGAcccaattttgaaaattttagAATTTGAAGAGGACGAACTGGTTTCCCAGGCATTATCTATCATAGGAACATCTGTTCAAAACAATACAAATTCTCAGgataaatttttgaagCATGAAAATGGATTGAATAAAGTTATCCAACTGGCTAATGATAAAAGCCAAAGTTTTGAAGTTAGAACTAAGGCGCTTTATGCCTTATCAAATTTAGTGAGAAATCACGAACATATGGCAACTAAATTCAGAGAACTGAATGGTTTGGATATTATACCTCCAATACTAAATGACCCAAAGGCTAAgacaaaattgaaaatgagaGCAATCGCATTACTTACAGCGTTCTTGACTTCCACTGAGATTAGTGAAAGCTTAATATCTGATATGAGAAAAGATGGAACGATTGAAGCAACGATAGATTGTCTAAATTCCGAAactgatttgaatttgatagATAGagttttgaatttattagcCCAATTAATTTCTGCAGGTATTAAATTTAACCAAGTAGAAATGGAGAAATTAAAAACAGGCTTCCAGAAGGTGGAGCCTTTGAAGGATAGACTAAACGAAGATGATTACTTAACGGTTAAGTATGTATTGTGA
- the MMS4 gene encoding Mms4p (ancestral locus Anc_3.341), with protein MNEVIELIQSESATEGDLQIIEESCNTSVVIDLAMEESDQQETPKKRYPSSPVIHPDILVIDEIKTRENDENMDSCELSVPFCQDISANSKVSNVISSHHSMSYIHDIDTHMPNEKFGTPQTGTNIKSKNKRLLDDLISDDLSPFTDIASGNSSNKKTNLKDLSSKWGIGLEKLPDPKPSDFLTASPLNDFEIIDDRAIQELKLSKTKGVQSSQNVLSDFPLSSPTARKNSSLVSRSQEALKPLDTDVSVENNPNEAAPSVKIRRELEERSKLELSRARREKNNKASLETSELMNKDAPDIIELNLSKFLDEDDSTDGLNLRSTPIKATRTASQPNPRLNKHVSVVLPIQRSKTMDASEFNSDLFLHDNNYQDNLKAYIVNGKEFTHDESETMVRHWLKENKEAFKQVNQIYRDNQKARSQIIIEMTKELLSSFIKTQDDFETLLEPATIQTSYDDSVPLIRFLRRCDSVYDFSHDYYYPCAPKIIEENICLLYFDAQDFFQRYTNDKKELYKMTRSFSKRNKYVILVLSELNKLKKAIDNLEDKRYKERVNERLSGSPSKTQSKKAQTKMDEIRNLNMNKDDLEKRIRFIDREWKVKIHTVNSYTEFIHSLPNLVSIIGKQRMDPAIRFMKYAHLNVKSGQDKKDILKKVFREIGKIPDLKANSILQAYPTFQTLLEDFENGQLKSGFDGRHLMTEMMEKKLHKLFTCKNPNEAL; from the coding sequence ATGAATGAGGTAATAGAACTCATCCAAAGTGAGAGTGCAACTGAAGGCGATTTGCAGATAATCGAGGAATCATGCAATACTTCGGTCGTTATTGATCTAGCGATGGAGGAATCAGACCAACAAGAAACTCCGAAGAAAAGATATCCTTCATCTCCAGTGATTCATCCTGATATACTagttattgatgaaattaagaCAAGAGAGAATGACGAGAACATGGATTCCTGTGAGTTGTCTGTACCATTTTGCCAGGATATAAGCGCTAATAGTAAAGTCTCTAATGTTATCTCATCACATCATTCCATGAGCTATATTCATGATATTGATACTCATATgccaaatgaaaaatttggtacCCCACAAACAGGCACAAAcattaaatcaaaaaataagCGGTTATTAGATGATTTAATAAGTGATGATCTTTCACCGTTCACAGATATCGCTAGTGGTAACTCCAGTAACAAAAAAACTAATCTGAAAGATCTCTCCAGTAAATGGGGGATTGGATTGGAAAAACTGCCAGATCCTAAACCATCTGATTTTCTTACAGCTTCCCCCCtaaatgattttgaaataattgatgATCGGGcaattcaagaattaaaattatcCAAAACAAAAGGTGTTCAAAGTTCACAGAATGTCCTATCTGATTTTCCTCTTTCTTCCCCTACTGCAAgaaaaaattcttctttggtcTCAAGATCCCAGGAGGCATTAAAACCACTAGATACTGATGTTTCTGTGGAAAACAATCCAAATGAAGCTGCTCCTTCCGTGAAAATACGAAGAGAACTAGAAGAGAGAAGTAAATTAGAATTATCAAGGGCAAGAAGGgaaaaaaacaacaaaGCAAGCCTGGAAACAAGTGAACTTATGAACAAAGATGCACCAGATATTATCGAGTTGAATTTATCGAAATTTcttgatgaggatgattCAACTGATGGACTGAATTTAAGATCCACACCTATTAAAGCCACCAGGACTGCAAGTCAGCCCAATCCAAGGTTAAATAAACATGTTTCCGTTGTTCTTCCGATCCAAAGATCAAAAACTATGGATGCATCTGAGTTTAATTCTGACCTCTTCCTTCATGACAATAATTATCAGGATAATCTAAAAGCTTATATCGTTAATGGGAAAGAATTTACTCACGACGAATCTGAAACAATGGTTAGACATTGGctaaaagaaaataaggaaGCTTTTAAACAGGTTAACCAAATATACAGGGATAATCAAAAGGCCAGATCACAGATTATTATTGAGATGACTAAAGAGCTACTAAGCTCATTTATTAAAACACaagatgattttgaaactttacTAGAGCCAGCTACTATACAAACCAGTTATGACGATTCTGTTCCTTTGATAAGATTTTTAAGAAGATGTGACAGTGTATATGATTTTTCTcatgattattattatcccTGTGCTCCAAAAATAATTGAGGAGAATATCTGTTTGCTATATTTTGATGCGCaagatttttttcaacGATATACTAATGATAAGAAGGAGTTATACAAGATGACACGGTCGTTctcaaaaagaaataagTATGTTATTTTGGTTCTCAGtgaattaaacaaattgaaaaaagcGATTGACAATCTAGAAGATAAAAGATATAAAGAACGGGTGAACGAGCGTTTATCTGGATCACCATCTAAGACCCAATCTAAAAAAGCTCAAACTAAAATGGATGAAATTAGAAATCTCAATATGAATAAAGACGATCTAGAAAAAAGAATTCGTTTTATCGATAGAGAATGGAAAGTCAAGATTCATACTGTAAATTCATACACAGAATTTATACATTCGTTGCCAAATCTAGTATCCATAATAGGGAAACAACGGATGGACCCAGCAATTAGATTTATGAAGTATGCTCATTTGAACGTTAAATCAGGTCAAGAtaaaaaagatattttgaaaaaagtGTTCAGAGAAATCGGGAAGATACCAGATTTGAAGGCAAATTCAATACTTCAAGCTTATCCTACATTTCAAACATTATTAGAGGACTTTGAAAATGGCCAACTGAAATCGGGTTTTGATGGTCGACATTTAATGACCGAGATGATGGAAAAGAAACTTCATAAGCTATTTACATGTAAAAATCCCAATGAAGCATTATAA